From a region of the Fusobacterium periodonticum ATCC 33693 genome:
- a CDS encoding DMT family transporter, with translation MTISNKTKGVFWMLVSVLGFTFMGIAVKYLPRIPTYEKVFFRNSVSLMLSAFILFRQKESIKVEKENIPFVFGRSFFGFIGMVANFYALENLTMAEANMLNKLSPVFVTICACIFLKERVDKKQVIGIILMLLAVVFVIKPSFSPEVIPSLAGLFSAVLAGFSYTIIRYLNGKVKSEINVFYFSLLSVICTFPLMMMNFIKPTLNEFLILLGGIGISAAMGQFGLTYAYTFAPASEVSIYNYVIIITSMLMDYILFSTIPDLFSFIGGFMIMSTAIYLYLHNKKKDN, from the coding sequence GTGACAATTAGTAATAAAACTAAGGGTGTATTTTGGATGCTGGTATCTGTATTAGGTTTTACTTTTATGGGTATAGCAGTAAAATATTTACCAAGAATTCCTACTTATGAGAAAGTGTTTTTTAGAAATTCAGTAAGTCTTATGCTTTCTGCCTTTATTTTATTTAGACAAAAAGAATCTATAAAAGTAGAAAAAGAAAATATTCCCTTTGTTTTTGGAAGATCATTCTTTGGCTTTATTGGTATGGTAGCGAATTTCTATGCACTAGAGAATTTAACTATGGCAGAAGCCAATATGTTAAATAAACTTTCACCTGTATTTGTAACAATTTGTGCTTGTATATTTTTAAAAGAAAGAGTAGATAAAAAGCAAGTTATTGGAATAATTTTAATGCTTTTAGCAGTTGTGTTTGTAATAAAACCAAGTTTTTCACCAGAGGTTATTCCAAGTTTAGCAGGACTTTTTTCAGCTGTACTTGCTGGATTTTCATATACGATAATTAGATATTTGAATGGAAAAGTAAAGTCAGAAATTAATGTATTCTACTTTTCACTTTTATCAGTTATCTGCACTTTCCCACTTATGATGATGAATTTTATAAAGCCAACTTTAAATGAATTTTTAATTCTTTTAGGAGGAATAGGAATTTCTGCTGCAATGGGACAATTTGGACTAACTTATGCCTATACTTTTGCACCAGCATCAGAAGTTTCAATTTATAATTATGTTATCATAATAACAAGTATGCTTATGGACTATATCTTATTTAGTACAATCCCAGATTTATTTAGCTTTATAGGTGGATTTATGATTATGAGTACAGCAATTTATTTATACTTACATAATAAGAAAAAAGATAATTAA
- a CDS encoding O-antigen ligase family protein — MLKEKKNFLGELIAFLMLVYLFFLSRRGGSSKDTVSTIIMLLTLIYSYREGIKKYLNYKKEIIIGILYLILLGISYIVLDDKGNDRFYTFTHASIFSIGFMIVLLNYKLNNKYVKYIIPLLIIISFPAIYKGAFDFYKNYDQIGWYRIEGTSFTTRYAAELGIYLLLGIFSFLYYKKIYIKLLLFPYIFINLVLILFTQSRNTFIAIPLTIIFLYTVVDWKKGIIILLILLGGLGILFKSNYNIANINRIKSTISTVEKVKTDARYIIFVDGIERAKNHPFLGVGFFKYKGGILSTRVEMVEHYHNIFIETAVTQGVSTLIVYITFLITLFIRMLKNYFKEDDRLKRYIKLYALAVFIFSILYGLFEPIFYFEKIYQLIFTIIALSFIVDETSNIE, encoded by the coding sequence ATGTTAAAAGAAAAAAAGAATTTTTTAGGAGAGCTAATTGCTTTTTTAATGCTAGTTTATTTATTTTTTTTATCTCGTAGAGGTGGAAGTTCAAAGGATACAGTTTCTACAATAATTATGCTACTTACTTTAATTTATTCCTATAGAGAAGGAATAAAAAAATACTTAAATTATAAAAAAGAAATTATAATTGGTATTTTATATCTTATATTGTTAGGAATATCTTATATTGTCCTTGATGACAAAGGAAATGATAGATTTTATACATTTACACATGCAAGTATTTTTAGCATTGGTTTTATGATAGTTTTACTAAATTATAAATTAAATAATAAATATGTGAAATATATAATTCCTCTTTTAATTATAATTTCTTTCCCTGCAATATATAAGGGGGCATTTGATTTTTATAAAAATTATGATCAAATTGGTTGGTATAGAATAGAGGGAACCTCATTTACAACAAGATATGCAGCTGAATTAGGTATATATTTATTATTAGGGATATTCTCCTTTCTTTATTATAAAAAAATCTATATAAAGTTATTATTATTCCCCTATATTTTTATAAATTTAGTTCTCATACTTTTTACTCAATCTAGAAATACTTTTATAGCAATACCCTTAACTATTATTTTTCTTTACACAGTAGTGGATTGGAAAAAAGGTATTATAATATTACTTATTCTGTTAGGAGGTTTAGGAATATTATTTAAATCTAATTATAATATTGCTAATATTAATAGAATAAAAAGCACAATTAGTACAGTAGAAAAAGTTAAAACAGATGCAAGATATATAATTTTTGTAGATGGAATAGAAAGAGCTAAGAATCATCCTTTTTTGGGAGTAGGTTTTTTTAAATATAAAGGTGGAATATTGAGTACTCGTGTCGAAATGGTTGAACATTATCATAATATTTTTATAGAAACAGCAGTTACTCAAGGAGTTTCTACATTAATAGTTTATATTACTTTTTTAATAACTTTATTTATTAGAATGTTGAAGAATTATTTTAAAGAAGATGATAGATTGAAAAGGTATATAAAATTATATGCTTTAGCAGTATTTATTTTTTCAATACTATATGGTTTATTTGAACCAATATTTTACTTTGAAAAAATATATCAACTTATTTTTACAATAATAGCTTTATCATTTATAGTAGATGAAACTTCTAATATAGAGTAA
- a CDS encoding glycosyltransferase, whose amino-acid sequence MKKIGFCIDSLEIGGAEKLLVDMVNALYETKDYEIHILTKLKSNSYFFNLIKDKIKYHFLLEKKAKGFFSKIRDSILKKMNFKKFSDKIDIIIDFLDGDFFSYIKRVKDKEKIVWLHSSYKNLLMRKKHIDEKLKYYQKILVISDDMEKELLEMRKDLKNIYKIDNFVDYQEIDKKLNEDLKMNFDFNQKYFLTVCRLNEEQKDVKTLIEAFSLYTGEEKLIIVGDGPDRKLLEDLCMAKNLKDKIIFLGMLNNPFPFMKNAQAFILSSKVEGFGLVLVEALYSGTKVISSNCPTGPSQILLNGEIGELFEVSNVKELLDKLKVIIDKKYKKEKIEEVLTRYTKRNFINNFRKVIEC is encoded by the coding sequence ATGAAAAAAATAGGCTTTTGTATTGATTCTTTAGAGATAGGAGGAGCAGAAAAATTACTTGTTGATATGGTTAATGCACTCTATGAAACTAAGGACTATGAAATTCATATTCTAACAAAATTAAAAAGTAATTCATATTTTTTTAATTTGATTAAAGATAAAATAAAATATCATTTTTTATTAGAAAAAAAAGCTAAGGGCTTTTTTTCTAAAATAAGAGATTCTATTTTAAAAAAAATGAATTTTAAAAAGTTTTCTGATAAAATAGATATAATTATAGATTTTTTAGATGGAGATTTTTTTTCATATATAAAAAGAGTGAAAGACAAAGAAAAAATAGTCTGGCTTCATTCAAGTTATAAAAACTTACTAATGAGAAAAAAACATATAGATGAAAAACTAAAATATTATCAAAAAATTCTAGTAATTTCTGATGATATGGAGAAAGAATTGCTAGAAATGAGAAAAGACTTAAAAAATATCTACAAAATTGATAATTTTGTAGATTATCAAGAAATAGATAAAAAATTAAATGAAGATTTAAAAATGAATTTTGATTTTAATCAAAAATATTTTTTAACAGTTTGTAGATTAAATGAAGAACAAAAGGATGTAAAAACTTTAATAGAAGCCTTTTCATTATATACTGGCGAGGAAAAACTTATAATAGTTGGGGATGGTCCAGATAGAAAACTTTTAGAAGATTTATGTATGGCAAAAAATTTAAAAGATAAAATTATTTTTTTAGGAATGTTAAATAATCCATTTCCTTTTATGAAAAATGCACAAGCTTTTATTTTGTCATCAAAGGTAGAAGGCTTTGGTTTAGTTTTAGTTGAAGCTTTATACTCTGGAACAAAAGTTATTTCATCTAATTGTCCAACAGGACCAAGTCAAATTTTATTAAACGGAGAAATTGGAGAGTTATTTGAAGTCTCTAATGTTAAAGAATTATTAGATAAGTTAAAAGTCATTATTGACAAAAAATATAAAAAAGAAAAAATAGAAGAAGTACTAACTAGATATACAAAAAGGAATTTCATAAATAATTTTAGGAAGGTAATAGAATGTTAA
- a CDS encoding glycosyltransferase family 4 protein translates to MKKTFLHISEEFEYTWLGKDNGMIPIYMSEKLGYDSKILTVNLKNDLPDSERGVEFVKVKRKFPFLSNFAYWTKLAKRYNIFKYLIKNAKNIDVLMLFHISRCSYWYAYIYKKLNPNGFIYVKADFNLAVYQKEWNIVNSKPKSLREFFRKRRESAEYNKRKKLVPMTDLISYESLEAYEFMKDSYAGINTKGKTLYLPNGYDNEIIDKIKVKTSEEKENIILTVGRLGTEAKNTELLLETLKEIDLKDWKVYLIGSIDKKFINYKENFFKENPNLVDKIIFVGEIKDREELYKYYNRAKVFVLPSKWESFGIVMVEAMAFGNYIITSNTCAAKDITNDNEIGKIVEIDSKKELEEEIRKVISREINLKEKYEKTLNYVSNFKYSYLIEKLGERIK, encoded by the coding sequence ATGAAAAAAACATTTTTACATATATCAGAAGAATTTGAGTATACATGGCTTGGGAAAGACAATGGAATGATTCCTATCTATATGTCTGAAAAATTAGGATATGACAGTAAAATTCTAACTGTTAACCTAAAAAATGATTTGCCTGATAGTGAAAGAGGAGTTGAGTTTGTAAAAGTAAAAAGAAAATTTCCTTTTCTTTCAAATTTTGCATATTGGACAAAGTTAGCAAAAAGATACAATATTTTTAAATATCTTATTAAAAATGCTAAAAATATAGATGTTCTAATGTTATTCCATATATCAAGATGTAGTTATTGGTATGCATACATCTATAAAAAATTAAATCCTAATGGCTTTATATATGTTAAAGCAGATTTTAATTTAGCAGTTTATCAAAAAGAATGGAATATAGTTAATTCTAAGCCTAAGTCTCTTAGAGAGTTTTTCAGAAAAAGAAGAGAAAGTGCTGAATATAATAAAAGAAAAAAATTAGTTCCCATGACTGACTTAATCAGTTATGAAAGTCTTGAAGCCTATGAGTTTATGAAAGATAGTTATGCAGGAATAAATACAAAAGGAAAGACTCTTTATTTACCTAATGGTTATGACAATGAGATTATTGATAAAATAAAAGTAAAAACTTCTGAAGAAAAAGAAAATATTATATTAACAGTTGGTAGATTAGGAACAGAGGCTAAAAATACAGAATTATTATTAGAAACTTTAAAAGAGATTGATTTAAAAGATTGGAAAGTATATCTTATAGGCTCTATTGATAAGAAATTTATAAATTATAAAGAGAACTTTTTTAAAGAAAACCCTAATCTAGTAGATAAAATAATATTTGTTGGTGAGATTAAAGATAGAGAAGAATTATATAAATACTATAATAGAGCTAAAGTATTTGTATTACCTTCAAAATGGGAAAGTTTTGGAATTGTAATGGTTGAAGCAATGGCTTTTGGAAATTATATAATTACATCTAATACTTGTGCTGCTAAAGATATTACAAATGACAATGAAATAGGGAAAATTGTTGAAATTGATTCCAAAAAAGAGCTAGAAGAAGAAATAAGAAAAGTAATATCTAGGGAAATAAATTTAAAAGAAAAATATGAAAAAACTTTAAATTATGTTTCTAATTTTAAATATTCATATCTAATAGAAAAATTAGGTGAAAGGATAAAATAG